A genomic stretch from Marinimicrobium sp. C6131 includes:
- a CDS encoding retron Eco8 family effector endonuclease: protein MSLVSVEVKNLLSFEHVTIRRLSDINCIVGENNVGKSNFLKLLTFFYQCLGGEMHPPPSLNSNYSSFGEVSLKFDLERIARIVTAEKNRENKFFRHIYNVLRDEDPLLVARGVSLDHQLELTLKVSSNRSVVWSIKNDQLRKIIYYLFPFFYVSSRHMSLHNWDDLWYVVSRLRSFGTEKVNLEEIRDFFDNMLSSKSGAYKEYIQIIQSSVNTSSYDYREKLLNFVKAGLDGQEFIIDGMPLNMQSDGTNSYGYIYLFLDLIISLTRRDYVNPVVFIDEPEIGLHPKLNEELIENLSKVYYKFKKTKVDRELGRYATPYPTIFFATHSPNIIKKVIVLFKDDQKVFHFWKSGSGCTRSKEMVSRYSDRRFVNIFSDNEARLFFSKFILFVEGETEIEIFSNLMLKKVFPFCANIDVYKFNSVTLGALNPSYSSASVPFLVLYDLDKIFSFDCKNKKINFRNEVADLKALEKKYMYSYYGSEEYGRNIDLSGLKRDFSGGEVKFGSNGLVVDSVSGSSYDEMLNRTNKFFTDSCRFKFTRTTVEHILVSEYSLRLLLGWLKFHVSSNFVPRKNRIIPARKIYHKEGVQSIVKVFNIAFGGDGELVEDDEFTKFIKRQYIILVVNLCKSFETRKECATALRLLVGGKSESLISLKSSSYGSFVAKDFRDKFDELKNVLSPLSFMLQKTGGWVTLFLDYSISSLLERTKDKSEFYDKFRFYFKDFYDILRSLRS, encoded by the coding sequence ATGTCTTTAGTCTCTGTTGAAGTCAAAAATCTTTTGTCGTTTGAGCATGTAACGATACGAAGACTCAGTGACATTAATTGCATTGTTGGTGAAAATAATGTTGGTAAGTCAAATTTTTTGAAACTATTAACATTTTTCTATCAGTGCTTAGGGGGCGAGATGCATCCTCCTCCCTCTCTTAATTCTAACTACAGTTCTTTTGGGGAAGTTTCTCTAAAGTTTGATTTAGAAAGAATTGCAAGAATCGTTACTGCGGAAAAGAATAGAGAAAACAAGTTTTTCAGGCATATATATAACGTTTTAAGAGATGAAGACCCTTTGTTGGTGGCAAGAGGTGTATCGTTGGATCACCAATTAGAACTAACTTTAAAAGTTAGTTCTAATAGATCTGTCGTATGGTCTATAAAAAATGATCAACTTAGGAAGATAATATACTATCTATTTCCTTTTTTTTATGTCTCCTCGAGACACATGAGTCTCCACAACTGGGATGATTTGTGGTACGTGGTTAGCAGGCTCAGATCTTTTGGAACTGAGAAAGTTAATCTAGAAGAAATAAGAGATTTTTTTGATAATATGCTCTCTAGCAAGAGTGGCGCATATAAGGAATACATCCAAATAATACAATCATCGGTTAATACATCAAGCTACGATTATCGAGAGAAATTATTGAACTTTGTAAAGGCTGGTCTTGATGGGCAGGAGTTCATCATAGATGGAATGCCGTTGAATATGCAATCTGATGGGACGAACTCATATGGCTATATTTACCTTTTTCTTGATTTAATTATTTCTCTAACAAGAAGGGATTATGTTAATCCAGTCGTATTTATTGATGAGCCTGAAATCGGACTTCATCCAAAATTAAATGAAGAGTTGATCGAGAATTTATCTAAGGTATATTACAAGTTTAAAAAAACAAAAGTCGATAGGGAGTTGGGAAGATACGCTACTCCGTATCCGACAATTTTTTTTGCTACACACTCTCCAAATATAATTAAGAAAGTAATAGTTCTATTCAAGGATGATCAGAAAGTTTTTCATTTTTGGAAGAGTGGTTCTGGATGTACAAGGTCTAAGGAAATGGTCTCCAGGTATTCTGACAGAAGGTTCGTTAATATATTTAGCGATAATGAGGCAAGATTATTTTTCTCTAAGTTTATACTTTTTGTTGAGGGAGAGACGGAGATTGAAATATTTAGCAATTTGATGCTAAAAAAGGTATTTCCTTTTTGTGCCAATATAGATGTATACAAGTTTAATTCGGTAACATTGGGTGCTCTAAACCCGAGCTATTCTAGCGCTTCAGTTCCGTTTTTAGTGTTGTATGATCTGGATAAAATATTCAGTTTTGATTGCAAGAACAAAAAAATAAATTTTCGGAATGAGGTGGCGGACTTAAAGGCTCTTGAGAAAAAATATATGTATTCGTATTATGGCTCTGAAGAATACGGTAGAAACATCGATTTATCAGGGTTGAAGAGGGATTTCTCTGGCGGAGAGGTTAAGTTCGGGAGTAACGGTCTGGTAGTTGATTCAGTTTCGGGATCAAGTTATGACGAAATGCTGAACAGAACAAATAAATTTTTCACTGATTCTTGTAGATTTAAGTTTACTAGGACAACAGTGGAGCATATTCTTGTGTCTGAATATTCTTTGCGACTTCTTCTTGGTTGGTTAAAATTTCATGTGAGTTCTAATTTTGTCCCTAGAAAAAATAGGATTATTCCAGCAAGAAAAATATATCATAAAGAGGGTGTCCAATCGATTGTTAAAGTTTTTAATATTGCTTTTGGTGGGGATGGGGAGTTAGTTGAGGATGACGAATTCACCAAGTTTATCAAAAGACAGTACATTATTTTGGTGGTTAATCTGTGTAAGTCTTTTGAGACTAGAAAAGAGTGTGCAACAGCATTACGGTTATTGGTTGGCGGTAAGTCTGAGTCTCTTATCTCTTTAAAGAGTTCTTCGTATGGATCATTTGTAGCTAAAGATTTTCGAGACAAGTTTGATGAGCTTAAAAATGTACTCTCTCCTTTATCTTTTATGCTTCAGAAAACTGGAGGTTGGGTAACGTTATTTTTGGATTACTCAATAAGTTCTCTGTTAGAAAGGACTAAAGATAAGTCTGAGTTTTATGATAAATTTCGGTTTTATTTTAAAGATTTTTATGATATTTTGAGGTCGCTTCGGTCGTGA
- a CDS encoding DMT family transporter: protein MPNTRLFFISLLAMVAFAGNSLLCRVALASGEIDAASFTTIRLVSGAATLAALVSYRRKPRTVGGSWLSAFALFAYAAGFSFAYLDLSAATGALVLFGAVQATMIGVGIWSGERLNGLQILGVLAAVAGLVALLLPGVEAPPLSGALLMLGAGVAWGVYSLRGRGLGDPTHETAGNFIRAVPMAVVLSVLFYSSVEIAPLGALYAVASGALASGLGYAIWYMALPHLRATTAATIQLSVPALAAVGGVIVLSEPVTLRLAVCSIAILGGVGLFIASKRGTTSS, encoded by the coding sequence ATGCCCAACACTCGACTCTTCTTCATCTCCCTGCTCGCCATGGTGGCCTTCGCCGGCAATTCCCTGCTCTGCCGGGTTGCCCTGGCCTCCGGTGAAATTGATGCCGCCAGTTTCACAACCATTCGCCTTGTATCGGGGGCGGCCACCCTTGCTGCCTTGGTGAGCTATCGGCGTAAGCCGCGTACTGTTGGGGGAAGCTGGCTGTCGGCGTTTGCGCTGTTTGCCTACGCGGCGGGCTTCTCATTTGCCTACCTTGATCTGTCCGCCGCCACGGGCGCGTTAGTGTTGTTCGGTGCAGTGCAGGCCACCATGATCGGTGTTGGAATCTGGTCTGGCGAGCGTCTTAATGGCCTTCAGATCCTCGGTGTCCTGGCGGCGGTGGCTGGTCTGGTGGCGTTGCTGTTGCCGGGGGTAGAGGCGCCGCCGCTGTCAGGGGCGCTATTGATGCTCGGGGCTGGTGTCGCTTGGGGTGTGTATTCCCTGCGCGGGCGCGGCCTCGGTGATCCGACCCATGAAACGGCGGGAAACTTCATTCGTGCGGTGCCGATGGCCGTGGTACTGAGTGTGTTGTTTTACTCAAGCGTGGAGATCGCGCCCCTTGGGGCGCTTTACGCGGTGGCGTCGGGGGCGTTGGCCTCTGGCCTGGGGTATGCGATCTGGTATATGGCGCTGCCCCATCTAAGGGCCACGACGGCGGCCACGATCCAGCTGAGTGTGCCGGCCCTGGCGGCGGTCGGCGGCGTGATCGTTTTATCGGAGCCGGTGACGCTGAGGTTGGCTGTGTGTTCTATTGCCATCCTGGGTGGCGTGGGGCTGTTTATTGCCAGTAAGCGAGGCACAACAAGCTCTTAA
- a CDS encoding PIN domain nuclease gives MILVDSSVWIDYFIGNDSAEADFLDRTLGNRAVAIGDLILTEILQGFRHEKDYKVAKNLLEELTVFELLGKKMAIKSADNFRKLRKKGITIRKTADVIIASYCIEHNLPLLFSDKDFLPFVEHLGLRNAAHT, from the coding sequence GTGATCCTTGTGGATTCCAGCGTCTGGATTGACTACTTCATCGGTAACGACTCCGCAGAAGCCGATTTTCTCGACCGCACGTTGGGCAATCGTGCCGTTGCCATTGGCGACTTGATACTCACGGAAATACTTCAAGGGTTTCGGCACGAAAAGGACTATAAAGTTGCCAAGAATCTGCTGGAAGAACTTACGGTATTTGAGCTTCTCGGGAAAAAGATGGCGATAAAGAGCGCGGATAATTTCCGAAAGCTCCGCAAGAAAGGTATAACGATACGGAAAACCGCGGACGTCATCATTGCTTCGTACTGTATTGAGCACAACCTCCCTTTATTGTTCTCAGATAAAGATTTCCTACCTTTCGTAGAGCACTTGGGCTTGCGCAACGCGGCACACACATAA
- a CDS encoding reverse transcriptase family protein: MKPVGPKKFFDIIIRSGGKGPDLGLGPTSELEVVEIPSLKGSFFSLSPLSYKHKLQSILYDKFLSRVELNDAAKAFRKNFCYLNFLEPHLGSYNFARFDIRNFFHSICIDRLREVLSSYFSDDYVEKSSKQTLLDAVIEIVTYRVPEGANDRNVAGRRILPVGFKTSPAISNIYFRQIDILIQKFCSQRNIRYTRYADDMLFSSAMGDNVIFSDFFEKELRVLLSVGGLKINSSKTIKAKNTISINGYVLQYGGHTVFDSKPSEIRVSKKKLDVICKFVYLVNRSPAACHSSLKKVFGYKIETKFPGKTLSSKRREYMARVQARNKLAGYRSYLIHLKKFGLQFQCTSDEVLRKYGRMILEIENAYSRIP; this comes from the coding sequence ATGAAGCCTGTCGGACCTAAAAAATTTTTTGACATCATAATTCGTTCCGGAGGGAAGGGCCCTGATTTGGGGTTGGGCCCTACGTCTGAGCTCGAAGTTGTTGAAATTCCATCCTTAAAAGGTTCTTTTTTTTCATTGTCACCCCTTTCTTATAAGCATAAGCTACAGTCAATTCTTTATGATAAATTTTTATCTAGAGTGGAGCTGAATGATGCTGCTAAGGCGTTCAGGAAGAACTTCTGTTATCTAAACTTTCTGGAGCCCCATCTTGGGAGCTATAATTTTGCGCGTTTCGATATTAGAAATTTTTTTCATAGTATTTGTATAGATCGGTTAAGGGAGGTCTTGTCTTCCTACTTCTCAGATGACTATGTGGAAAAGTCAAGTAAACAAACTTTGCTTGATGCTGTTATAGAGATTGTAACTTATAGGGTTCCAGAAGGGGCGAATGATAGAAATGTCGCTGGTAGACGTATACTTCCTGTTGGGTTTAAAACGTCCCCAGCGATTAGCAATATTTATTTTAGGCAAATCGACATTTTGATTCAGAAGTTTTGCTCTCAGCGAAATATTCGCTATACGAGATATGCGGATGACATGCTTTTTTCATCCGCTATGGGCGATAATGTTATATTCTCTGATTTTTTTGAAAAGGAGTTGAGAGTTCTTTTGTCAGTCGGTGGATTGAAGATAAACAGTAGTAAAACAATAAAGGCAAAGAACACGATTTCTATAAATGGTTATGTTCTTCAGTATGGAGGGCATACAGTTTTTGATAGCAAACCTAGCGAAATTAGAGTTTCAAAGAAAAAGTTAGATGTGATATGTAAGTTTGTATATTTAGTTAATAGGTCTCCCGCTGCTTGTCATTCTTCTTTGAAAAAAGTGTTTGGATACAAAATTGAGACGAAGTTTCCGGGGAAAACATTATCCTCCAAAAGGCGAGAATATATGGCAAGAGTGCAGGCTAGAAACAAGTTGGCCGGGTACAGATCTTACTTGATTCATTTGAAAAAATTTGGATTGCAGTTCCAGTGTACAAGTGATGAGGTGTTAAGAAAATATGGCCGTATGATTCTTGAAATAGAAAATGCTTACAGTCGTATTCCTTAG
- the bamC gene encoding outer membrane protein assembly factor BamC has protein sequence MRIVYWLLVGFSFTLSGCSALFGEEGYFRNREDDYLKAASLKPLEVPGHLNSDATGQLYQVPELTQEDVAYAQDTEEFEAPRPEALSATALVERVKIQRLDDDRWILVNVDPAELWPRIRAFLADNNLQVASTDTDLGLMETSWLSFKDDPDRIDRYRIRIDRGVQPDTSEIHVLHMSLDREGATQAQLSQWPASSSSKERETWMVDELAATLAAEELGAAGGTSLIAQNIGGAVKARIVSVDSEPVLELELARSRALATLTHSAQQEGFTIYDSDPASGVFYLGYREPPESPPGWLARLFGAEENPQPPETPYSLAELRDVLPDNLLTMPAQAEAARERAPKAPGHLLIFTEQSDGLYHVRLRTAYGERMSARKTREMLSVLRKNLI, from the coding sequence ATGCGCATTGTGTATTGGTTGTTGGTCGGGTTCAGCTTCACGCTGTCCGGCTGTAGTGCCCTGTTTGGGGAAGAGGGCTATTTCCGGAATCGTGAGGATGACTACCTGAAGGCGGCCAGTCTGAAGCCGTTGGAGGTACCGGGCCATCTCAATTCAGATGCGACCGGGCAGCTCTATCAGGTCCCGGAATTGACCCAGGAAGATGTCGCCTATGCACAGGACACCGAGGAGTTTGAGGCTCCTCGCCCGGAGGCCCTGTCGGCAACGGCGTTGGTGGAACGGGTAAAAATCCAGCGTCTGGATGACGACCGCTGGATTCTGGTCAACGTCGACCCGGCGGAACTCTGGCCCCGGATTCGGGCCTTTCTGGCGGACAACAACCTGCAGGTGGCGTCCACGGATACCGACCTGGGTCTGATGGAAACCAGTTGGTTGTCGTTCAAAGATGACCCGGATCGTATCGACCGCTATCGCATTCGAATTGATCGTGGGGTTCAGCCGGATACCAGTGAGATTCACGTGCTGCACATGAGCCTGGATCGCGAGGGGGCCACTCAGGCGCAGCTCAGCCAGTGGCCGGCATCGTCCAGCAGCAAGGAGCGTGAAACCTGGATGGTTGACGAGCTGGCCGCCACCCTGGCCGCCGAAGAGCTCGGCGCGGCCGGTGGCACTTCCCTGATTGCCCAGAATATCGGTGGCGCGGTAAAAGCCCGCATCGTCAGTGTTGATAGCGAACCGGTGCTCGAGCTGGAGTTGGCCCGCAGTCGGGCGCTGGCCACCTTGACCCACTCGGCCCAACAGGAAGGCTTTACCATTTACGACAGCGATCCGGCCTCGGGCGTGTTCTATCTGGGGTATCGTGAGCCGCCGGAGAGCCCGCCGGGCTGGCTGGCCCGTCTGTTCGGTGCGGAGGAGAACCCCCAGCCGCCCGAAACGCCTTACAGCCTGGCCGAGTTGCGGGACGTCTTACCGGACAACCTGCTGACCATGCCGGCGCAGGCGGAGGCCGCCCGGGAGCGGGCGCCCAAGGCTCCGGGGCATCTGTTGATCTTTACCGAGCAGTCGGATGGCCTCTATCACGTGCGTCTGCGCACGGCCTATGGGGAGCGGATGTCGGCGCGGAAAACCCGGGAAATGCTCTCGGTGCTTCGTAAGAACCTGATCTAA
- the dapA gene encoding 4-hydroxy-tetrahydrodipicolinate synthase — translation MIQGSMVALVTPMTPDNSLDWPALRKLVDWHLEQGTNALVAVGTTGESATLDIDEHLAVIKAVVEQVAGRIPVIAGTGANSLTEALELTHGAKAAGADACLLVTPYYNKPTQEGLYLFHKTIAEAVDIPQYLYNVPGRTGVDMLPETVLRLATIPNIKGIKEATGDMVRAKTLIEQSPEDFIIISGDDATAVELMLLGGKGDISVTANVVPQAIAELCALAIAGRADEARALNERLMPLHQAMFVEANPIPVKWALMKMGRIQSGIRLPMTPLSERFHEQVTEALREAGLV, via the coding sequence ATGATACAAGGCAGCATGGTCGCCCTGGTCACTCCCATGACCCCCGACAATTCCCTGGACTGGCCCGCCCTGCGCAAATTGGTGGACTGGCACCTGGAACAGGGCACCAATGCGCTGGTGGCGGTGGGCACCACGGGTGAGTCGGCCACGCTGGATATCGACGAGCACCTGGCGGTCATCAAAGCGGTGGTGGAGCAGGTGGCCGGGCGGATTCCGGTCATTGCCGGAACCGGCGCCAACTCCCTGACCGAAGCGCTGGAGCTGACCCACGGCGCCAAGGCCGCCGGGGCCGATGCCTGCCTGTTGGTCACGCCTTATTACAACAAGCCGACCCAGGAAGGTCTGTACCTGTTCCACAAAACCATCGCCGAGGCGGTGGATATCCCCCAGTACCTGTACAACGTGCCGGGCCGCACCGGGGTGGATATGTTGCCGGAGACGGTATTGCGGCTGGCCACCATCCCCAATATCAAGGGCATCAAGGAAGCCACGGGGGATATGGTGCGGGCCAAAACCCTGATTGAGCAGTCGCCGGAGGACTTCATCATCATCTCCGGTGACGATGCGACCGCCGTGGAATTGATGCTTTTGGGTGGCAAAGGGGATATTTCTGTCACAGCGAATGTCGTACCCCAGGCCATTGCGGAACTCTGCGCGCTGGCCATTGCCGGCCGGGCCGACGAAGCCCGGGCATTGAACGAACGGCTGATGCCGCTGCACCAGGCCATGTTCGTGGAAGCCAACCCGATTCCGGTGAAGTGGGCGCTGATGAAGATGGGACGGATTCAGTCCGGCATCCGCTTGCCCATGACGCCGTTGTCCGAGCGGTTCCACGAGCAGGTCACCGAGGCGCTCCGGGAGGCGGGCCTGGTTTAA
- the queE gene encoding 7-carboxy-7-deazaguanine synthase QueE, with amino-acid sequence MTDDSLRITEIFYSLQGEARTLGRPTVFVRLTGCPLRCQYCDSEYAFHGGERLSLASILEQVAGYRPQYVCVTGGEPLAQPNCLPLLTQLCDAGYSVSLETSGAMPLDEVDTRVSRVMDLKTPDSGELDKNRWENIPLLQPHDQVKFVLCSRGDYEWAKFKLDEYRLAERVDDVLFSPSFGQLEPRQLADWIVEDNLPVRFQIQIHKLLWGDAPGY; translated from the coding sequence ATGACCGACGACAGTCTCCGCATTACCGAAATCTTTTACTCCCTGCAGGGCGAGGCCCGGACCCTGGGGCGCCCGACGGTGTTTGTGCGCCTGACCGGTTGCCCCCTGCGCTGTCAGTACTGCGATTCCGAGTACGCCTTTCACGGCGGCGAGCGCCTGAGCCTGGCAAGCATCCTGGAACAGGTGGCCGGTTACCGGCCCCAATACGTCTGTGTGACCGGCGGTGAGCCCCTGGCCCAGCCGAACTGCCTGCCGCTGCTCACACAGCTGTGTGATGCCGGTTACTCGGTATCCCTGGAAACCAGTGGCGCCATGCCGCTGGATGAGGTGGACACGAGGGTCAGTCGGGTGATGGATCTGAAAACGCCGGACTCCGGGGAGCTCGACAAAAACCGCTGGGAGAACATCCCCCTGCTGCAGCCCCACGACCAGGTGAAGTTCGTGCTGTGTAGCCGGGGCGATTATGAATGGGCCAAGTTCAAGCTGGATGAGTACCGCCTGGCCGAGCGGGTCGATGATGTCCTGTTCTCCCCGAGCTTCGGGCAGCTCGAACCGCGCCAGTTGGCCGACTGGATTGTCGAGGACAACCTGCCGGTGCGTTTCCAGATCCAGATTCACAAGCTGCTCTGGGGCGACGCCCCGGGGTACTGA
- a CDS encoding type II toxin-antitoxin system VapB family antitoxin: MRTNIEIDDKLMSDALKVTGLKTKKEAVEQGLKALIKLKKQEGIKRFRGKLEWSGDLDDMRHAS; the protein is encoded by the coding sequence ATGCGGACCAATATTGAAATTGACGACAAACTGATGAGCGATGCGCTTAAAGTCACGGGCTTGAAAACCAAGAAAGAGGCCGTAGAGCAAGGACTTAAGGCCTTGATTAAACTGAAAAAACAGGAGGGCATCAAGCGCTTCAGAGGCAAGCTGGAGTGGTCGGGCGACCTGGACGACATGAGGCACGCTTCGTGA
- the queC gene encoding 7-cyano-7-deazaguanine synthase QueC produces the protein MANPKAVILVSGGLDSTTALAIARSEGYDCYTISFDYGQRHRAELLAAERTAHALGSLEHKVVRLDLQSIGGSALTDESIAVPEAEGEGIPVTYVPARNTIFLSIALGWAEVLGANDIFIGVNAVDYSGYPDCRPEYVAAYETMANLATRSGVEGQKLHIRAPLMRWSKGEIIRQGQALGVDYALTVSCYQANEAGEACGRCDSCRLRRAGFEEAGVPDPTRYRAE, from the coding sequence ATGGCGAACCCGAAAGCGGTCATTCTGGTCTCCGGTGGCCTCGACTCCACCACGGCACTGGCCATCGCCCGCAGCGAGGGCTACGACTGTTACACCATCAGCTTCGACTATGGCCAGCGTCACCGGGCCGAACTGCTCGCCGCCGAGCGTACCGCGCACGCTCTGGGTAGCCTGGAGCATAAAGTGGTCCGGCTGGATCTGCAGAGCATCGGCGGCTCCGCGCTGACCGACGAGTCCATCGCGGTGCCGGAAGCCGAGGGAGAGGGCATCCCGGTCACTTATGTGCCCGCGCGCAACACCATCTTCCTGTCCATTGCGCTCGGCTGGGCCGAGGTGCTGGGCGCCAATGACATCTTTATTGGCGTCAATGCGGTGGATTATTCGGGTTACCCGGACTGCCGACCGGAGTACGTAGCGGCTTACGAAACCATGGCGAACCTGGCCACCAGGTCCGGCGTGGAAGGGCAGAAGCTGCATATCCGGGCACCGTTGATGCGCTGGTCAAAGGGCGAGATCATCCGCCAGGGCCAGGCATTGGGTGTGGATTACGCGCTGACGGTGTCCTGTTATCAGGCCAACGAGGCCGGCGAAGCCTGCGGGCGCTGCGACAGTTGCCGGTTGCGGCGCGCCGGGTTTGAGGAGGCCGGGGTTCCGGATCCGACCCGCTACCGGGCGGAGTAA
- a CDS encoding glycoside hydrolase family 2 TIM barrel-domain containing protein has translation MNTKALLLLSGLLALSACGPTDTTEPSTDTRAVPATLKQDERGHYSIYREGEPYFIKGAGGTSRLEQLAEAGANSVRTWDTDNAERILDEAQAHGLTVMLGLRMGKERHGFDYSDEEAVKAQKAQIREQVLRYKDHPALLTWGIGNELDLFYTDTNVWYAVEDIARMIRELDPHHLITTVTAGIDQEKSDLIQERVPSIDYLSINTYGELDTLPQKVRDVGWPGAYAVTEWGPTGHWEIANTAWGVPIEQTSTEKAAAYRQRYESAILADEEKGLGSYAFLWGQKQETTPTWYGLFLESGHATEVVDTMHHLWSGEWPEHRAPSIQSFRIDDQTAYDSIYLQPGETYEVTLEATHPDNEPFSIRWELLPESTDIKSGGDREDRPESVPGLIVEDQGNGTMRFTAPDTRGPYRLFAYVTTEHNRAAAANVPFFVGSAEDHATE, from the coding sequence ATGAATACAAAAGCGCTTCTGCTGCTGAGCGGCCTTCTGGCGTTGAGCGCCTGCGGTCCAACCGACACTACCGAGCCATCCACCGACACCCGAGCCGTCCCCGCGACCCTCAAACAGGACGAGCGCGGCCACTACTCGATTTATCGGGAAGGTGAACCCTATTTCATCAAAGGTGCGGGCGGCACCAGTCGCCTGGAGCAGTTGGCCGAGGCGGGTGCCAACTCGGTACGCACCTGGGACACCGATAACGCCGAACGCATTCTCGACGAAGCCCAGGCCCACGGCCTGACGGTCATGCTGGGGCTGCGCATGGGCAAAGAACGCCACGGCTTTGATTACAGTGACGAAGAGGCGGTGAAAGCACAGAAAGCGCAAATCCGGGAGCAGGTACTGCGCTACAAAGACCACCCCGCCCTGCTCACCTGGGGCATCGGCAACGAGCTGGACCTGTTCTACACCGACACCAACGTCTGGTACGCGGTGGAAGACATCGCCCGGATGATTCGGGAGCTGGACCCCCACCACCTGATCACCACCGTGACCGCCGGCATTGATCAGGAAAAGTCCGACCTGATCCAGGAGCGGGTACCCAGCATTGATTACCTGAGCATCAACACCTACGGCGAACTCGACACCCTGCCCCAGAAGGTACGGGACGTCGGCTGGCCGGGCGCCTACGCCGTCACCGAATGGGGCCCCACCGGGCACTGGGAAATTGCCAACACCGCCTGGGGTGTCCCCATCGAGCAGACCAGCACCGAAAAGGCTGCCGCCTACCGGCAGCGCTATGAATCCGCCATTCTCGCTGACGAGGAAAAAGGGCTGGGCTCCTACGCCTTCCTGTGGGGGCAAAAACAGGAAACCACACCCACCTGGTACGGCCTGTTCCTGGAGTCCGGCCACGCCACCGAAGTGGTCGATACCATGCACCACCTGTGGAGCGGCGAATGGCCCGAACACCGCGCGCCGAGCATCCAGTCCTTTCGGATCGACGATCAGACGGCGTATGACAGCATTTACCTTCAGCCGGGTGAAACCTACGAGGTCACCCTGGAGGCCACGCATCCGGACAACGAACCCTTCAGCATCCGTTGGGAGCTCCTGCCGGAGAGCACCGACATCAAATCCGGTGGCGACCGGGAGGACCGGCCGGAGAGCGTTCCGGGCCTGATCGTGGAAGACCAGGGCAACGGCACCATGCGTTTCACTGCCCCGGACACACGTGGTCCCTACCGGCTGTTCGCCTACGTGACCACGGAGCACAACCGGGCCGCGGCCGCCAACGTGCCCTTCTTTGTCGGTAGCGCCGAAGACCACGCAACCGAATAA
- the nadA gene encoding quinolinate synthase NadA gives MTADNVIVTETARKTPEELVREHLDRAWSAPRYTPEQEEAYRERIKALLQEHNAVLVAHYYTDPMIQALAEETGGCVADSLEMARFGKEHPAQTLIVAGVKFMGETAKILTPEKRVLMPTLEATCSLDLGCPADQFSEFCDQHPDRTVVVYANTSAAVKARADWVVTSSIAKDVVDYLDQKGEKILWAPDKHLGDYVQRETGADVLLWDGACIVHEEFKARGLEDLKALYPEAAVLVHPESPEPVVALADVVGSTSQLIKAAQELPNQAFIVATDQGIFYKMQQLCPDKTFHVAPTAGSGATCRSCANCPWMAMNVLENLASVFERDDNEIHVDPELARKAMIPLQRMLDFRK, from the coding sequence ATGACCGCGGACAACGTAATCGTGACCGAAACCGCCCGGAAAACCCCGGAAGAGCTGGTTCGGGAACACCTGGACCGCGCCTGGAGTGCCCCCCGGTATACCCCCGAACAGGAAGAAGCATACCGCGAGCGTATTAAAGCGTTGTTACAGGAACACAACGCCGTGCTGGTGGCCCACTACTACACCGACCCCATGATTCAGGCGCTCGCCGAAGAGACCGGGGGCTGCGTGGCCGACTCCCTGGAAATGGCCCGGTTCGGCAAAGAGCATCCCGCCCAGACCCTGATTGTGGCCGGAGTGAAGTTCATGGGCGAAACCGCCAAAATCCTCACTCCGGAAAAGCGTGTGCTCATGCCCACGTTGGAAGCCACCTGCTCCCTGGATCTGGGCTGTCCCGCCGATCAGTTTTCCGAATTCTGTGATCAGCACCCGGATCGCACCGTGGTGGTGTACGCCAACACCTCGGCGGCGGTGAAAGCCCGGGCTGACTGGGTGGTGACCTCCAGTATCGCGAAGGATGTGGTCGACTATCTCGACCAGAAGGGCGAGAAGATTCTCTGGGCGCCGGACAAGCATCTGGGCGACTACGTGCAGCGCGAGACCGGGGCCGACGTCTTGCTCTGGGATGGAGCCTGCATTGTGCATGAAGAGTTCAAGGCCCGTGGCCTGGAAGACCTCAAGGCACTCTATCCCGAGGCGGCGGTGCTCGTACACCCGGAGTCGCCGGAGCCGGTGGTGGCGCTGGCGGATGTGGTGGGGTCCACTTCGCAACTGATCAAGGCCGCCCAGGAGCTGCCCAATCAGGCGTTCATCGTGGCGACGGACCAGGGCATTTTTTACAAGATGCAGCAACTGTGTCCGGATAAGACGTTCCATGTGGCGCCCACCGCCGGCAGCGGCGCGACCTGTCGCAGTTGTGCCAACTGCCCCTGGATGGCGATGAACGTACTGGAAAACCTGGCGAGTGTCTTCGAACGGGACGATAACGAGATTCATGTGGACCCGGAATTGGCCCGCAAGGCCATGATTCCGCTGCAGCGGATGCTCGATTTCCGGAAATGA